One window from the genome of Bacillus weihaiensis encodes:
- a CDS encoding zinc-binding dehydrogenase, translated as MKAVQVTGYGDVDKLETVQTAIPEPNEHEVLVKVKACAINNTEIWMREGAYGTDEKSGWRPEGVQFPRTPGSDITGKIVKIGEKVENTFLGKDVVLFPFTSSGESGSEHIADDMSFIGSEYDGGYAEYVVWPAALCYDMPLPDYIESSVFSVSGLTAWHMVEQIQAKPGETVMVTGANGGVGSLNVQIASKVFGAKVIAIVGDLKLEDQLKELGATHVLSYKSENLVNEIIEANDGPIDSVLDVVGDALFQTALEVLKKGGKFCTSGSAGGQKTELDFRKLYLKHLTFYGSVLGTRAEFSRMLEAISEGKIRPVIDRTFPLDEAREAQVYFKKAGKLGKVVLLPEGNLRL; from the coding sequence ATGAAAGCAGTACAAGTAACAGGCTATGGAGATGTGGACAAGCTAGAAACTGTACAAACGGCAATCCCAGAACCGAACGAACATGAAGTACTTGTGAAAGTCAAAGCATGTGCGATTAATAATACAGAAATCTGGATGAGAGAGGGTGCATATGGAACAGATGAAAAATCAGGGTGGCGCCCTGAAGGCGTTCAGTTTCCACGAACACCAGGTTCAGATATTACTGGAAAAATAGTGAAAATAGGGGAGAAAGTAGAGAATACATTTCTTGGGAAAGATGTTGTGCTTTTCCCATTCACCTCAAGTGGCGAATCTGGATCTGAACACATTGCTGACGATATGAGCTTTATTGGCTCTGAATATGATGGAGGCTATGCAGAATATGTAGTGTGGCCCGCAGCACTTTGCTATGATATGCCATTACCTGATTATATTGAGAGTTCTGTCTTTTCCGTTAGTGGATTAACTGCTTGGCATATGGTTGAACAAATTCAAGCCAAGCCTGGTGAGACAGTTATGGTTACTGGAGCAAATGGGGGTGTAGGTTCATTAAATGTACAAATAGCCTCTAAAGTTTTCGGAGCAAAGGTGATAGCAATTGTTGGTGATCTTAAGCTAGAAGATCAATTAAAGGAACTAGGAGCGACACATGTTCTTTCCTATAAATCAGAAAACCTAGTGAATGAGATTATCGAAGCAAATGATGGCCCAATTGACTCGGTTTTAGATGTCGTAGGAGATGCATTGTTTCAAACCGCACTTGAAGTATTAAAAAAGGGCGGTAAATTTTGTACATCCGGCTCTGCAGGAGGTCAAAAAACGGAGCTAGATTTCCGAAAGCTTTATCTTAAGCATCTTACATTTTACGGCTCTGTACTAGGAACTAGAGCTGAATTCTCGCGCATGCTTGAAGCGATATCAGAAGGGAAAATTAGGCCAGTCATTGATCGTACTTTTCCTCTTGATGAAGCAAGAGAAGCGCAGGTCTACTTTAAAAAGGCGGGGA